TTTATTGTTATATTTATATATATAATATAATATATTTTTCATAATATTTGATATAAATATGTTGATAATTGTAATTATTTTGTTACTTTTGTAACATCGTATGTTAATTTAAAAAATAAAATTTTTATGAAACGTAGAATAAAAGCAGATCAACTGGAAAGGATGTCTGAATTACTGAAATGTATTGCACATCCACTTAGACTCGAAATAATCGAATTATTAGAGGAATATCAAAGGTTATGTGTTAGTGATATTGTTGAAAAACTTAATGTAGAACAATCAGTAATATCTCATCATCTCACTAAACTAAAAGATAAAGGTATATTGAAGTCTTCACGTGAAGGCAAAAATGTTTATTATGAAATTGCTATGCACGATTTACTGGCTTTGTTCAACTGTATTGAACATTGTGCAGTAGCATGATTTTTTGCTAGTATGTAATTTTTTAAAGCGACTATTCAGTCGCTTTTTTTTTAGTTAATATATCCAAAAAAAAAGAGGCACATAAAAATGTGCCCCTTAGAAAAATCATCAGATAACTAAATATTAGTTAATAGAAACTAATTTCCAGTTACCAGGATTGCCAGTAATATTGATGAACATAGCCATCTGG
This window of the Ignavibacteriota bacterium genome carries:
- a CDS encoding winged helix-turn-helix transcriptional regulator, translating into MKRRIKADQLERMSELLKCIAHPLRLEIIELLEEYQRLCVSDIVEKLNVEQSVISHHLTKLKDKGILKSSREGKNVYYEIAMHDLLALFNCIEHCAVA